The Comamonas sp. GB3 AK4-5 genome includes a region encoding these proteins:
- a CDS encoding Bug family tripartite tricarboxylate transporter substrate binding protein has protein sequence MGNRRTTVAKLLALGVAGLGLCQTAAANQPAYPSQVITFIVPYAAGGSSDTRSRQLAQLMGQELGVTVVVDNKPGASGNIGTTAIAKAKPDGYTIGLGNFAPLSVNAHLYGSTMQFNPQKDLAPVALIERGAVVMAAKANGSIKSAKDLMAGKATHALSYGSTGAGSASHLSTELFKQLAKVEAVHVPYRGGAPALNDLMAGNIDFYMELPSLFMGYVGGDKPRIVPLAVAGPTRLKAMPDTPTFEELGLKGMVAFNWFGVVAPAGTPKAIVDRLNAAVNKALKDPNYRSVVESQGAEVAGGTPQEFKQFIESESQKWSQLIKDRGIQLN, from the coding sequence ATGGGGAATCGTAGAACCACCGTCGCGAAGTTGCTGGCTCTGGGTGTTGCCGGACTGGGCCTGTGCCAGACCGCAGCGGCCAACCAGCCGGCCTATCCGAGCCAGGTCATTACCTTCATCGTTCCCTATGCGGCAGGCGGCAGCTCGGACACGCGTTCGCGCCAGCTGGCGCAACTCATGGGCCAGGAACTGGGCGTGACCGTGGTGGTGGACAACAAGCCCGGTGCCAGCGGCAACATCGGCACCACGGCCATCGCCAAGGCCAAGCCCGATGGCTACACCATAGGCCTGGGCAATTTTGCGCCCCTGTCGGTGAACGCCCACCTGTACGGCTCAACCATGCAGTTCAACCCGCAAAAAGACCTGGCTCCGGTGGCCCTGATCGAGCGCGGCGCCGTGGTGATGGCTGCCAAGGCCAATGGCTCCATCAAGTCGGCCAAAGACCTGATGGCAGGCAAAGCCACCCATGCGCTGAGCTATGGCTCCACGGGCGCGGGCAGTGCTTCGCACCTGAGCACCGAGCTGTTCAAGCAACTGGCCAAGGTCGAGGCCGTGCACGTGCCCTATCGCGGTGGCGCACCGGCGCTGAACGACCTCATGGCCGGCAATATCGACTTCTACATGGAGCTGCCCAGCCTGTTCATGGGCTATGTGGGTGGCGACAAGCCCCGCATCGTGCCTTTGGCCGTGGCCGGCCCGACCCGCCTCAAGGCCATGCCCGATACGCCCACGTTCGAGGAACTGGGACTCAAGGGCATGGTGGCCTTCAACTGGTTTGGTGTTGTGGCGCCTGCCGGCACACCCAAGGCCATCGTCGACCGCCTCAACGCCGCCGTGAACAAGGCCTTGAAAGATCCCAACTACCGCTCGGTGGTCGAGTCGCAAGGTGCCGAAGTGGCTGGTGGAACGCCCCAGGAGTTCAAGCAGTTCATTGAATCCGAGTCCCAGAAATGGTCTCAGCTGATCAAGGACCGTGGCATTCAGCTGAACTGA
- a CDS encoding LysR family transcriptional regulator, whose amino-acid sequence MIDSRLLRAFKAVAEELHFGRAAQRLNMSQPPLSLSIRQLEEQLAVPLFVRTTRNVQLTSAGAELLQRLPEIETAHRLAIEAVRQTGLGMEGEFAIALTPTAAFSPIPQVLRRFCEQFPRVQLTLKEMNSRDMGQALMAGHIDLAIARPFALSNALSSQVIYREPMFLSLPSEGLKEPVGSVSLQEAMQTRVIGYHSKDSHYFSDLLERLFVQADLPTRPTLLSMVPTILLLVESGMGTAIVPHSLTRLRNDTLTHLPINGIEHVTAELAAVHRSDDTSVCMHSFLRLLKDQLT is encoded by the coding sequence ATGATCGATAGTCGCTTGCTGCGCGCCTTCAAGGCCGTGGCCGAAGAATTGCACTTCGGGCGGGCAGCCCAGAGGCTGAACATGAGCCAGCCGCCCCTGAGCCTGAGCATTCGCCAGCTGGAGGAGCAGCTGGCCGTGCCCCTGTTCGTCAGGACCACGCGCAATGTGCAGCTCACCAGCGCCGGCGCCGAGCTGCTGCAGCGCCTGCCCGAGATCGAAACAGCACACCGCCTGGCCATCGAGGCCGTGCGGCAGACCGGCCTGGGCATGGAGGGGGAGTTCGCCATCGCCCTCACGCCCACGGCGGCCTTCTCGCCCATTCCCCAGGTGCTGCGGCGCTTTTGCGAGCAGTTTCCGCGCGTGCAGCTCACGCTCAAGGAGATGAATTCACGCGACATGGGCCAGGCCTTGATGGCTGGCCACATCGACCTGGCCATTGCCCGGCCGTTTGCCCTCAGCAATGCCCTGAGCTCGCAGGTGATTTACCGCGAGCCCATGTTTTTGAGCCTGCCCTCCGAGGGCCTCAAAGAACCCGTGGGCTCGGTCAGCCTGCAAGAGGCCATGCAGACCCGCGTGATCGGCTACCACTCCAAGGACTCGCATTACTTCAGCGATCTGCTGGAGCGTTTGTTTGTACAGGCGGACCTGCCCACCCGGCCGACCCTGCTGTCCATGGTGCCCACCATCTTGCTGCTGGTGGAAAGCGGCATGGGCACGGCCATTGTTCCGCACTCGCTGACCCGGTTGCGCAATGACACGCTCACCCACCTCCCCATCAACGGCATCGAACATGTCACGGCGGAGCTGGCAGCGGTCCATCGCAGCGACGACACCTCGGTCTGCATGCACAGCTTTTTGCGGCTGCTCAAAGACCAACTCACATAA
- the nhaA gene encoding Na+/H+ antiporter NhaA, which yields MHPHDPQGQASAHAAQTATALHPDFPAPSPHIPPLQRATERAQAHIAHWLHIEAMSGTVLLLAAACALLWANSPWAASYFATWHQPVALTLGPWSWQTDLHFIVNDVLMTIFFLVVGMEIRRELHQGALSQLRLAALPVLAALGGVVVPALLYLGLSWGEPAARNGWAIPTATDIAFAVGVLALLGRHIPGPLRIFLLALAIIDDIVAVLIIAFFYSGGLAWQGLVVALAGLALVLLFKRMGLASAWAYVLPGAVLWLGLLYTGAHPTLAGVVLGLMTPVALRSARAHPLEAAHQALGRVQGHAEQGRFDAAALHQELRTVERAQRDLLPPVFRLPQLLHPWVAFGVMPLFALANAGVQLDGVDLSASAPQAVAWGVLLALVLGKPVGVVLATLLAVRSGLCALPPGVNLRGVLLVGLLAGIGFTMAIFVAGLAFDDAALLGAAKLGILAASATSAVLGLAYGLLVRHRLAQ from the coding sequence ATGCACCCTCACGACCCGCAGGGCCAGGCGTCCGCGCACGCCGCCCAGACCGCCACCGCGCTCCACCCCGACTTTCCCGCACCCAGCCCGCATATTCCGCCGCTGCAGCGCGCCACCGAACGCGCCCAGGCCCATATCGCCCATTGGCTGCATATCGAGGCCATGAGCGGCACCGTTCTGTTGCTGGCTGCTGCCTGTGCCCTGTTGTGGGCCAACTCGCCCTGGGCAGCCAGCTATTTCGCCACCTGGCACCAACCCGTGGCCCTGACCCTGGGGCCCTGGAGCTGGCAAACCGATCTGCACTTCATCGTCAACGATGTGCTGATGACCATCTTCTTCCTGGTGGTAGGCATGGAAATCCGGCGCGAGCTGCACCAGGGCGCCCTGTCCCAGCTGCGCCTGGCGGCCTTGCCGGTGCTGGCCGCATTGGGCGGCGTGGTGGTGCCCGCCCTGCTCTACCTGGGGCTGAGCTGGGGCGAGCCCGCCGCGCGCAATGGCTGGGCCATTCCCACGGCCACCGACATTGCCTTTGCCGTGGGCGTGCTGGCCCTGCTGGGGCGGCATATTCCGGGGCCGCTACGCATCTTTTTGCTGGCCCTGGCCATCATCGATGACATCGTGGCCGTGCTCATCATTGCCTTTTTCTACTCCGGCGGCCTGGCCTGGCAAGGCCTGGTCGTGGCCCTGGCGGGCCTGGCCTTGGTGCTGCTGTTCAAGCGCATGGGCCTGGCCAGTGCCTGGGCCTATGTGCTGCCCGGTGCCGTGCTGTGGCTGGGCCTGCTCTATACCGGCGCCCACCCCACGCTGGCCGGCGTGGTGCTGGGGCTGATGACGCCCGTGGCCCTGCGATCGGCCCGCGCCCATCCCTTGGAGGCCGCCCACCAGGCGCTGGGCCGTGTGCAGGGCCATGCCGAGCAAGGCCGCTTTGACGCTGCAGCCCTGCACCAGGAGCTGCGTACCGTGGAGCGCGCCCAGCGCGATCTGCTGCCTCCGGTGTTTCGCCTGCCGCAGCTGCTGCACCCCTGGGTGGCTTTTGGCGTGATGCCGCTGTTTGCCCTGGCCAATGCCGGTGTGCAGCTTGATGGTGTGGACCTGTCCGCCAGCGCCCCGCAGGCCGTGGCCTGGGGCGTGCTGCTGGCCCTGGTGCTGGGCAAGCCCGTGGGCGTGGTGCTGGCCACGCTGCTGGCCGTGCGCAGCGGCCTGTGCGCCCTGCCCCCAGGGGTGAACCTGCGCGGCGTGCTGCTGGTGGGCCTGCTGGCCGGCATTGGCTTCACCATGGCCATTTTTGTGGCCGGCCTGGCCTTTGACGATGCAGCCCTGCTGGGCGCGGCCAAGCTGGGTATTTTGGCGGCCTCGGCCACCTCGGCCGTGCTGGGTCTGGCCTACGGCCTGCTGGTACGCCACCGCCTGGCGCAGTAA
- a CDS encoding TRAP transporter substrate-binding protein — translation MDRRSLIKKAGLAGVLAAGVAPAVHAQAAVRWRMAASFPKSLDTIFGSGEKFAQTVKALSGGKFEVSLHAAGELMPAFGVVDALENSTIEMALTAPYYFTGKSSIFAFGCAVPFGLTARQMDAWMEHGNGRKLFDAFCANYNIKSYSAGNTGTQMGGWYRKEIKSVADLKGLKMRLGGGLFGETMAKLGVVSQNMPAGDVYQALEKGTLDATEFVGPYDDQKLGFNKVAPYYYYPGWWEGGAELGFFVNNKAYNALSTENKAIVDAATRIAARDMTSKYDAVNPIALKKLVADKTILKAFPKDTMDAGYKAAMEVFAEHEAKSPEFKKIHQDMRAFQRDQLLWEKFSEFRYNSYMASIKL, via the coding sequence ATGGACCGTCGTTCCCTTATCAAAAAGGCTGGCCTGGCTGGCGTGTTGGCGGCTGGTGTCGCCCCTGCCGTACATGCCCAGGCCGCGGTGCGCTGGCGCATGGCTGCAAGCTTCCCCAAATCGCTGGACACCATCTTCGGCAGCGGCGAGAAGTTTGCGCAAACGGTCAAGGCGCTGTCCGGCGGCAAGTTTGAAGTCTCCCTGCACGCTGCCGGCGAGCTGATGCCCGCCTTTGGTGTGGTGGACGCGCTGGAGAACAGCACCATCGAAATGGCGCTGACGGCTCCCTACTATTTCACGGGCAAGAGCTCCATCTTTGCCTTCGGCTGCGCCGTGCCCTTTGGCCTGACCGCACGCCAGATGGATGCCTGGATGGAGCATGGCAACGGCCGCAAGTTGTTCGATGCCTTCTGCGCCAACTACAACATCAAGAGCTACAGCGCCGGCAACACTGGCACGCAAATGGGCGGCTGGTACCGCAAGGAAATCAAGTCGGTGGCCGACCTCAAGGGCCTGAAGATGCGCCTGGGCGGCGGCCTGTTCGGTGAAACCATGGCCAAGCTGGGCGTGGTCTCGCAGAACATGCCTGCCGGTGATGTCTACCAGGCTCTGGAAAAGGGCACGCTGGATGCCACCGAGTTCGTCGGCCCCTACGACGACCAGAAGCTGGGCTTCAACAAGGTGGCGCCTTACTACTACTACCCCGGCTGGTGGGAAGGTGGTGCCGAGCTGGGCTTCTTTGTGAACAACAAGGCCTACAACGCGCTGTCGACCGAGAACAAGGCCATTGTGGACGCGGCCACCCGCATCGCGGCCCGCGACATGACGTCCAAGTACGACGCAGTCAACCCCATCGCGCTGAAGAAGCTGGTGGCCGACAAGACCATTCTCAAGGCCTTCCCCAAGGACACCATGGACGCTGGCTACAAGGCCGCCATGGAAGTGTTTGCCGAGCACGAGGCCAAGTCGCCCGAGTTCAAGAAGATCCACCAGGACATGCGCGCCTTCCAGCGTGACCAGCTGCTGTGGGAGAAGTTCTCCGAGTTCCGCTACAACAGCTATATGGCCTCGATCAAGCTCTGA
- a CDS encoding TRAP transporter large permease subunit, translating into MEFLANNMAPIMFAGLICFLLLGFPVAFSLGACGLFFAVVGIEMGVLPEALMQALPLRIYGIMQNETLLAIPFFTLMGLILERSGMAEDLLDTVGQLFGPIRGGVAIAVILVGAMLAATTGVVAASVISMGLISLPIMLRYGYDRRIASGVIAASGTLAQIIPPSLVLIVLADQLGRSVGDLYKGAFVPGFMLVGLYMLLIFALAIFKPALVPALPPEARSLKEKDGSSGLPSLLVLTVLCVGVSLFAAHNMEAIHTWLSGEVVEKVATDETIVFAMCFGVALAFVAASINRITRMGLLSQVAEKVTFVLIPPLLLIFLVLGTIFLGIATPTEGGAMGALGAIILALLRKRLNYQLLRQALVGTTKLSCFVLFILIGATMFGLTFQGVDGPLWVEHLLAGLPGGQLGFLIVVNIMVFVLAFFLDFFELSFIVVPLLAPVADKLGIDLVWFGVLLAVNMQTSFMHPPFGFALFFLRSVAPDKEYTDKLTKQRIAPVTTTQIYMGAIPFLCIQLLMVGLIIAFPGIVSSGLDEKVDYDLDKVREQMETDMAAPIDFENPYMEASPEAAPEPAPETAPAAEDDPLKAMQDALQSESPAK; encoded by the coding sequence ATGGAATTCCTAGCCAACAATATGGCCCCGATCATGTTCGCGGGCCTGATCTGCTTTTTGCTACTGGGCTTCCCCGTGGCCTTCAGCCTGGGCGCCTGTGGCCTGTTCTTTGCCGTGGTCGGCATCGAAATGGGCGTGCTGCCCGAAGCCCTGATGCAGGCGCTGCCGCTGCGCATCTACGGCATCATGCAAAACGAAACGCTGCTGGCGATTCCCTTTTTCACCCTGATGGGGCTGATATTGGAGCGCAGCGGCATGGCCGAGGACTTGCTCGACACCGTGGGCCAGCTGTTCGGCCCCATTCGCGGCGGCGTGGCCATCGCGGTGATCTTGGTGGGTGCCATGCTGGCCGCCACCACCGGTGTGGTGGCGGCTTCGGTGATCTCCATGGGCCTGATCTCGCTGCCCATCATGCTGCGCTACGGCTATGACCGGCGCATCGCCTCGGGCGTGATTGCGGCCTCGGGCACGCTGGCGCAAATCATTCCCCCATCACTGGTGCTGATCGTGCTGGCCGACCAGCTGGGCCGCAGCGTGGGTGATCTGTACAAGGGCGCTTTTGTCCCCGGCTTCATGCTGGTGGGCCTGTACATGCTCTTGATTTTTGCACTGGCCATCTTCAAGCCCGCCCTGGTGCCGGCCCTGCCGCCCGAAGCGCGCAGCCTGAAGGAAAAAGACGGCTCCTCCGGCCTGCCTTCGCTGCTGGTGCTCACCGTGCTGTGCGTGGGCGTGTCCCTGTTCGCCGCCCACAACATGGAAGCCATCCACACCTGGCTGTCCGGTGAAGTGGTGGAGAAAGTGGCCACCGATGAAACCATCGTCTTCGCCATGTGCTTTGGCGTGGCCCTGGCCTTTGTGGCCGCCTCCATCAACCGCATCACCCGCATGGGCCTGCTCTCTCAGGTGGCTGAAAAAGTCACCTTTGTGCTGATCCCGCCGCTGCTGCTGATCTTCCTGGTGCTGGGCACCATCTTCCTGGGCATTGCCACGCCCACCGAGGGCGGCGCCATGGGTGCCTTGGGCGCCATCATCCTGGCCTTGCTGCGCAAGCGCCTGAACTACCAACTGCTGCGCCAAGCCCTGGTGGGCACGACCAAGCTGTCCTGCTTTGTGCTGTTCATCCTGATCGGCGCCACCATGTTCGGCCTGACCTTCCAGGGCGTGGATGGCCCGCTGTGGGTGGAGCATCTGCTGGCCGGCCTGCCTGGTGGCCAGCTAGGCTTTTTGATCGTCGTGAACATCATGGTGTTCGTGCTGGCCTTCTTCCTGGACTTCTTCGAGCTGTCCTTCATCGTGGTGCCGCTGCTGGCCCCGGTGGCCGACAAGCTGGGCATCGACCTGGTGTGGTTCGGCGTGCTGCTGGCGGTGAATATGCAGACCTCGTTCATGCACCCGCCCTTCGGCTTTGCACTGTTCTTCCTGCGCTCGGTGGCCCCGGACAAGGAGTACACCGACAAGCTCACCAAGCAGCGCATCGCCCCGGTGACCACGACGCAGATCTACATGGGCGCCATCCCCTTCCTGTGCATACAGCTGCTGATGGTGGGCCTGATCATTGCCTTCCCGGGCATTGTCTCCAGCGGCCTGGACGAGAAGGTGGACTATGACCTGGACAAGGTGCGCGAGCAAATGGAGACCGATATGGCAGCGCCCATAGACTTCGAGAATCCCTACATGGAAGCCTCGCCGGAGGCTGCCCCTGAACCAGCCCCCGAGACCGCCCCCGCCGCCGAGGACGACCCGCTCAAGGCCATGCAGGACGCGCTGCAAAGCGAGTCCCCCGCCAAGTAA
- a CDS encoding TRAP transporter substrate-binding protein encodes MDRRSVLKHAGVAGVLAAAAAPAVHAQPMVRWRIASSFPKSLDTIYGSAEVFAQAVKAMSGGKFEVSVHQAGELMPAFNVVDGVQNGTVEMAHTAPYYFFGKNEVFAIGGAIPFGMNSRQLTSWMVDGNGAKLMTEFYAKYNIVPMLGGNTGAQMGGWFRKEIKSPEDIKGLKFRVGGFAGKVLEKLGAVPQNIPAGEIYQSLEKGTIDAAEWIGPYDDLKLGLNKVAPFYYYPGWWEGSLNLSFYINDKAFNTLSNEQKAIVKSAAHEAHVTTQARYDARNPGALKQLVAAKAKVLPFPQTVMDASFKATMELYGTLDSSNPDWKKIYADYRNFQRDQVLWFRFAESRFDNFMSAQKL; translated from the coding sequence ATGGACCGTCGTTCCGTACTCAAGCATGCCGGCGTTGCCGGTGTGCTGGCTGCCGCTGCAGCGCCAGCCGTGCATGCCCAGCCCATGGTGCGCTGGCGCATTGCCTCGAGTTTCCCCAAGTCGCTGGACACCATCTACGGCTCGGCCGAGGTGTTTGCCCAGGCCGTCAAGGCCATGTCGGGGGGCAAGTTTGAGGTCTCGGTGCACCAGGCCGGCGAGCTGATGCCCGCCTTCAACGTGGTGGATGGCGTGCAAAACGGCACGGTGGAAATGGCCCACACCGCGCCGTATTACTTCTTTGGCAAGAACGAGGTGTTTGCCATTGGCGGCGCCATTCCCTTTGGCATGAACTCGCGCCAGCTGACCTCGTGGATGGTGGATGGCAACGGCGCCAAGCTGATGACTGAGTTCTATGCCAAGTACAACATCGTGCCGATGCTCGGCGGCAACACCGGCGCGCAAATGGGAGGCTGGTTCCGCAAGGAGATCAAGAGTCCGGAAGACATCAAGGGCCTGAAGTTCCGCGTCGGCGGCTTTGCCGGCAAGGTGCTGGAAAAGCTGGGCGCCGTGCCGCAAAACATCCCGGCCGGCGAGATCTACCAGTCGCTGGAAAAAGGCACCATCGACGCGGCCGAGTGGATTGGTCCTTATGACGACCTCAAGCTCGGTCTGAACAAGGTGGCGCCTTTTTACTACTACCCCGGTTGGTGGGAAGGATCGCTCAACCTGTCCTTCTACATCAACGACAAGGCCTTCAACACCCTCAGCAACGAGCAAAAAGCCATTGTCAAATCCGCAGCCCACGAGGCCCATGTGACCACCCAGGCCCGCTATGACGCCCGCAACCCTGGTGCACTCAAGCAACTGGTGGCCGCCAAGGCCAAGGTGTTGCCCTTCCCGCAGACCGTGATGGATGCCTCGTTCAAGGCCACCATGGAGCTGTACGGTACGCTGGACTCCAGCAACCCCGACTGGAAGAAGATTTACGCCGACTACCGCAACTTCCAGCGCGACCAGGTGCTGTGGTTCCGCTTTGCAGAGTCGCGTTTTGACAACTTCATGTCGGCGCAAAAGCTGTGA
- a CDS encoding amidase produces the protein MDNEEVVHMWEWQRHGFMSEVQIKAWAWLPAMQEAAQEAGGPLAGLKFGVKDVMDVQGMPTRYGCEGMPETPRDWDAAVVAQLRAAGAMPIGKTVTAEFAFVKPGPTCNPHALAHTPGGSSSGSAAAVAAGMVDFALGTQTGGSMMRPAAYCGVVGYKPSFGLLHRQGMMVTAETLDTIGWFTRDVALSSQLLCTLTQQPPAALDLPQKMVLVRGWPELEPEAVVVLEKAAMALQQYGVAVEVIDAMPHYLQQLAELHQLTVRYELARGMLGTFQASEHLLSPLLKSAIAQGLTIDRDSYARAQQARGRLAQQLTEVLGSAACIMAPSAIGPAPQGLTSTGSSLPNRPWSLLGWPSMHLPVGHSAHDLPLGVQLIGRPGKDHMLHAHAAAIAGILGA, from the coding sequence ATGGATAACGAAGAGGTAGTGCATATGTGGGAGTGGCAGCGGCACGGATTCATGTCCGAGGTCCAGATCAAGGCATGGGCATGGCTTCCTGCCATGCAGGAGGCGGCCCAGGAAGCCGGCGGCCCTTTGGCCGGGTTGAAGTTCGGTGTCAAGGATGTGATGGACGTTCAGGGCATGCCCACGCGCTACGGCTGCGAGGGCATGCCAGAGACTCCCAGAGACTGGGACGCCGCGGTGGTGGCGCAGCTGCGTGCCGCAGGCGCCATGCCCATTGGCAAGACCGTGACCGCCGAGTTCGCGTTTGTGAAGCCCGGCCCCACATGCAATCCCCACGCCCTGGCACATACGCCGGGGGGCTCGTCCAGTGGCTCGGCCGCTGCGGTGGCTGCCGGCATGGTGGACTTTGCACTGGGCACGCAAACCGGCGGCTCCATGATGCGGCCTGCGGCCTATTGCGGTGTGGTCGGCTACAAGCCCAGTTTTGGCCTGCTGCACCGCCAGGGCATGATGGTCACGGCCGAAACCCTGGACACGATTGGCTGGTTCACGCGCGACGTTGCACTGTCCAGCCAGCTGCTGTGCACCCTGACCCAGCAGCCGCCTGCCGCACTGGATTTGCCACAGAAGATGGTGCTGGTGCGCGGCTGGCCCGAGCTGGAGCCCGAGGCCGTGGTGGTGCTGGAAAAAGCCGCCATGGCGCTGCAGCAATACGGTGTGGCCGTCGAAGTCATAGACGCCATGCCGCACTATCTGCAGCAACTGGCGGAGCTGCACCAGCTCACGGTGCGCTACGAGCTGGCCCGTGGCATGTTGGGGACCTTTCAGGCCAGCGAGCATTTGCTCAGTCCCCTGCTCAAGAGCGCCATTGCCCAGGGCCTGACCATTGACCGGGACAGCTATGCGCGCGCCCAGCAGGCGCGCGGGCGTCTGGCGCAGCAACTCACCGAGGTGCTGGGATCAGCGGCCTGCATCATGGCACCCAGTGCCATCGGCCCTGCACCACAGGGCCTGACCAGCACTGGCTCGTCCCTGCCGAACCGGCCCTGGTCCTTGCTGGGCTGGCCCAGCATGCACTTGCCCGTGGGGCACTCGGCCCATGATCTGCCGCTGGGGGTGCAGCTCATAGGCCGGCCAGGGAAAGACCATATGCTGCACGCGCATGCTGCGGCCATCGCAGGGATTCTGGGCGCTTAG
- a CDS encoding ATP-binding cassette domain-containing protein, with protein MPSVVPGFLPAPRSLSASHQLQLQGLEIGHGPWQLCQGWNHGWAPGLHLLQGGDGAGKSSLLRVLAGAEPPRAGQVLLAGQPLQAQDCFWMDPRQAQSADQAQQLVKDWVGAQQSRYPRWQAAQWQAHVQHWQLETALDKPWLALSTGTARKLWMAAGLASGAALVLIDEPIAGLDRPSVAYLHALLAQQAGVQNRWVMVAHYDDLQGLPWNTQLVLESLPLSR; from the coding sequence ATGCCGTCTGTGGTTCCCGGTTTTTTGCCTGCACCCCGCAGCTTGTCTGCGTCACATCAACTACAGCTGCAAGGGCTGGAGATCGGCCATGGGCCATGGCAGCTGTGCCAGGGCTGGAACCATGGCTGGGCGCCGGGGCTGCATTTGCTGCAAGGGGGCGATGGCGCGGGAAAGAGCAGCCTGCTGCGGGTGCTGGCGGGCGCAGAGCCACCGCGCGCGGGACAGGTGCTGCTGGCTGGCCAGCCGCTGCAGGCGCAGGACTGCTTCTGGATGGACCCGCGCCAGGCCCAGAGTGCAGACCAGGCCCAGCAATTGGTGAAGGACTGGGTGGGGGCGCAGCAAAGCCGCTACCCACGCTGGCAGGCCGCGCAGTGGCAAGCCCATGTGCAGCACTGGCAGTTGGAGACGGCGCTGGACAAACCCTGGCTGGCCCTGTCCACCGGCACGGCACGCAAGCTGTGGATGGCGGCCGGCCTGGCCAGTGGTGCGGCCCTGGTGCTGATTGACGAGCCCATCGCCGGGCTGGACCGCCCTTCGGTGGCCTATCTGCACGCGCTGCTGGCGCAGCAGGCCGGCGTGCAAAACCGCTGGGTGATGGTGGCGCATTACGACGATTTGCAGGGCCTGCCCTGGAATACCCAATTGGTTCTGGAAAGCCTCCCCCTGAGTCGCTGA
- a CDS encoding TRAP transporter small permease subunit, with the protein MQALLKLSRGIDRLNALVGRYVIWLILAATVISGINAVVRKVFHTSSNAFLEVQWYLFAASFLLAAGYTLLEKEHVKVDVLNAKLSLRTRVWIDVLGFALFLLPMCVVVLRYGTPFFLQAWSSGEMSSNAGGLIRWPVYLMMPLGFGLLLLQGVSEFIKRIAFLMGLIDDPTVKIVEKTAEEALAEAIRKAEEEAARNGAKHA; encoded by the coding sequence ATGCAGGCTTTACTCAAGCTATCCAGAGGCATAGACCGGCTCAACGCGCTGGTCGGCCGCTACGTTATCTGGCTGATCCTGGCCGCCACCGTCATAAGCGGTATCAACGCGGTTGTGCGAAAGGTCTTCCACACCAGCTCCAACGCCTTCCTGGAAGTGCAGTGGTATTTGTTTGCAGCCTCTTTCCTGCTGGCCGCGGGCTACACCCTGCTGGAGAAAGAGCATGTGAAGGTGGACGTGCTCAACGCCAAGCTGTCGCTGCGCACCCGGGTGTGGATCGATGTGCTGGGCTTTGCCCTGTTCCTGCTGCCCATGTGCGTGGTGGTGCTGCGCTACGGCACGCCGTTTTTCCTGCAGGCCTGGAGCAGCGGAGAAATGTCCAGCAACGCCGGCGGCCTGATTCGCTGGCCCGTCTACCTGATGATGCCCCTGGGCTTTGGCCTGCTGCTGCTGCAGGGCGTCTCGGAGTTCATCAAGCGCATTGCCTTTTTGATGGGCCTGATCGATGACCCCACGGTCAAGATCGTGGAGAAAACCGCAGAAGAAGCGCTGGCAGAAGCCATACGCAAAGCCGAAGAAGAAGCCGCGCGCAACGGCGCCAAGCACGCCTGA
- a CDS encoding low molecular weight protein-tyrosine-phosphatase — translation MPTPHPIPIAVLMVCMGNICRSPTAHGVLRAGIAARGWQALVTVDSCGTHGYHVGEAPDARSQQHALQRGYDLSDLRARQVQAEDFQRHALILAMDPQNMARLEQLCPPALQHKLHLLTQFCLHHHSASVPDPYYGGNQGFEKVLDLVEDACEGLLQHLARLHPQLP, via the coding sequence ATGCCCACACCGCACCCCATCCCTATTGCGGTCTTGATGGTCTGCATGGGCAATATCTGCCGCAGCCCCACTGCCCATGGCGTGCTGCGTGCCGGCATTGCCGCACGCGGCTGGCAGGCGCTGGTCACGGTGGATTCCTGCGGCACCCATGGCTACCATGTGGGTGAAGCCCCTGATGCCCGCTCCCAGCAGCACGCATTGCAGCGTGGCTATGACCTGTCCGATCTGCGAGCCCGCCAGGTGCAGGCCGAGGACTTCCAGCGCCACGCATTGATTCTGGCCATGGACCCGCAGAACATGGCCCGGCTGGAACAGCTGTGCCCACCCGCCCTGCAGCACAAGCTGCATCTGCTGACCCAGTTCTGCCTGCACCACCACAGCGCCAGCGTGCCCGACCCCTATTACGGTGGCAACCAGGGCTTTGAAAAAGTACTGGATCTGGTGGAAGACGCCTGCGAAGGCCTGCTGCAGCATCTGGCGCGCCTGCACCCGCAGCTGCCATAG